ctaatctcaggaactactggtccgatttgaaaaattctttcagtgttagatagcccatttattgaggaaggctttatgctatattttatcacgctaaaactaattgtgcaatgatattctatgttactaacgtaactagattggaagtttacggtagcaacgcgttgccacttcgaagatgcctgcaggcatatctcgcatacataatgacataacgaatatatgacttgacattgtcttttgaacaaaaaagtggttacgcatttctgagaatcttttgtaagacattgctactctattgtaattgtggaaaaaacgggagaaattatttgaaagggcttatctcgcgaactgctgaatttttatgttaagtatatggcacagataagaagtagaccacgtgaaggatatacgcataggctatcgattttaatcattttttcagtggcaagtggcaatatttaaaataacccgtgcgacgccggggcagGTTGCtagttaaaattaaactaagtaCAACCTGaagatttttactgataggcaCCATCAAAAGAATTTGCCACGGGTCCCAGAtggtatagttacgccactgaccATCACTGTGCCTTAGTATTATTATTGCATACGTACAATAATAAATGCCATAATGGCGCAATGATGGTATCCATATGATCGTAATTTTAAACTGTGCATAAAATAGACTGCAGAGCGCAGGCTATGGTTACTGCAGCGCAGCGTAGCCTCGTTTCGATCGTTTCTCTCGACTCTCGCctgatttacataataataataataatatgaagataTTTATTGCTCGTAAGCCTCATCTTAAGCATGAAATATCTCAAACCGCAGTCGTCTGCCAAGATTGCAAATTGCTATCATTGTTGTTGtgtcataattttaatttttatcaagtgTCAAAGAATTCCTTTCTATTTTTATTGACGCCATGACACTATTTTAACATTGACAtaatgacaattttgtcaacaAATGACAATGACGTAGGTaatcaaattattaattttgtcaattttattagttttgttcCCATTAACAGAATTTAACATTCCCTAAAATAGTTTCAATACTATGGTACATCAAGTACATAAGATAACCTTATTAGGCCGGAAGTAACTTCGCTTTCGTGGATCAATATTATACGCCATGAAAGAGAGGGAATTTGTCTATGCACCAGTCATTCGAAACGTTATATAATGGTTTTTATTCGAGCTGTGGCTTATTAATGTAATGTGAATTATGCCTTGTATTACTATTAACGTATACGTatccttatttatatactaagaAAGGAAAAATAGAATTTCCAACTATTTACCGCCAAAACAAAGCGTCAGATATAAGTTGTCTATGGCAAAGTTTTCGTAAGTGGCAGCACAgcaaaaaaatatcgatattcaAATAATCGAATaggaaattttatttacatattcaaTTGCATTTAACACtaattaaattactttaattatgcttaattttaataattactttataGAACAACTTCATACAACAttcaaattaaaagaaattcaaaaaatatgtcACAGTATGTTCCGCATCGAATAAAAATTTCGAATTCTTGATTCAACTTGCGTAAAATATTGCATATTTTGATTATTAAGAATTACATTTGTTctttaatatcattaaaataatgaaaataggTTCAACTAGGGGGAACCtagttgtgagttgtgatatCGATATAAACTTTTGATCGATTGTTGTCTATTCTCAACATCCTGTGTTGCTATCAATTCAAAGCTATGGAAAATTACATCACCATTTCATGGCACGCATTTGGGACTTCGACTTTTTGTGACAGCATGTCATTTTCGACATTTGATTGATAATTTTACAAAGATCCATCAAATTAGTTTGTTTGAAAGTTACTTTAGGCGCTAAATgaacatatttaataaatttcgCTTCGAAATAACGATGTGAGTGCAAGGATTCCGTAATAGGAGGTAGCTACCGGGGTCCCCATAATGTGTGCCCAAAAGTGTGTTGTGGAGGGCTGCAATTTGGAGTATGATGTGATTTGCAGCTTTTCTTTCTACAAGTAAgtctattttattgtttatctgCCTTAGGGAGCTCATATGAGGTCGTTCGTCGGTCCTGCATAGCGGGGCGCGCGTCTGCCATGACCTCGACGCTACGTAATATCGTATACAAAGATAATCACaaatcatatttatttatgttttcctTTCCCACTCAACACTCTATAGTAGttaaatattctattttttCGTGTCATTAACGCTATTCCGATAGTTATTAACGCAAAAAATGATcgcaaaatgttaaaaattatcaattttgattaaaataggTGAAGTTGATATGTTCAAGTCTAAGGAAGGTATGATAGAAATGATCCAGTTCTTGTCTCCTCATATTCATTTCTTCTTCCTAGttgtatcctcatggctgagggacgtgaccaccaaaatttgctcaTATTAATTAACATTCGCTAATTTATTAGGTCAATATACGGGCAAGATACTCTGCTAGTTTATCCACGTCCCTTGCTGACAATTCTCCACTCTGATTTCTGAATTTTGTACAACATGATAGTAAATTCTATAGTATAAACAGTGAAAGTGGTTCGGATTATAAAACGATATAGtaacttaaaacttaaattactatattaaatCTTTAACCTGGTTAGAATCGACACCAGCAGTATTTCATAAACATTTAAACATTGACAACTgttcaatttcaaaattaatgTTTCTTATTTCTTTTCATTGTTTCTATCTTTTACTTGTTTATTATTCTGTAGATTCTCCTTGGTTATATGTAGTATAATGGTTTAAACTGGTTTTCCAGGTTGTATTTAATTATTCTAGTAGATAAATACTGTTACCACATCATTAATATATGCTTAAAATAAACTGCAATTATATCTAACCAGTCCTATAACCCTTATAACCTGTAATAAATTAGTGAGGTTATCCTAATATCTAAATACATTATTATGAACAACCTACAGAACATTATAATGTATGGATCTTCAGTTTTAGTGTgctgatattatttattatattatcatgattcatgatgcAGAAACAGGAAAAACTTCATAATTAACTTTGGCAATAtagaattttgttttatttgttatacatgtacacattattaattatagatGTATATGACTTAGGTTAAACAAAATGTTGCAGAAATCACACATTTGGCTGCCttaaaatttattgtatttctttataacagttcgaaatttaataaaatttgtattctatctattcaaataaaattgttttatttgttagtcTCACTAAAACTTGAGAACAACTGAACAGAttcggctaattttagtcttgaaatatggAAGTCCAGGGGTGGTTTGTATTAGGAGAGAAGTGATACAAGGTTGTCTAGTTTCaaataaattcatattattagcATCACAAGCTCTTAAACTACTAGTAATTGCTATTGATTCTTCTCTTGACAATATTAGAgagaatttgttttaaaattatccTATTGATCAggcttatttaaattaatcaaatTTTGAAGTGGTTTAGTTACAATGCAGGTATTTGATTAATTTAtagtttattgtaatattatgccATAGGTCACTTGTCAAGTGTCAAGTTCTCACAAGTGGATTTGTATGGGgtatttttttgtgttgtatttattaatattatgtgtattagaTAACAACCAAATTTTGTATGTTCCtgcattttttttaagatttttactacATATTTAAAATCTCCCCAAAgttatttctattatttttggGTATCaggaatttattttttacctaaatatgtctgtttgtttgtagTGTTAACACATCAGCATCGACAGATGAGAAACGACAGGACTGGATTGAGGGTGCTATGCAAGAGGAGAGTGAGTGCCTATGGAGGCATGTCAGCTTGCAACTATGCGGGTAAGTTTATTATAGAATGTGCACAACTTTACTTTGCTTAGACTTTAGAACAACTGACTTTCGCCGTATGTGAACAATATTTACCAAgaatatactatactatagctactagtaatgtcacagaatatatattagtagtactaaTGTGTCAATAACAAACACTCTATGTATATAGACTGACATGGCCCATCTACTGTCGATTCTGAAAGTAAAGTATTGTTTACACagagccaatactggctgccaataagactggcagccagtattggcatggctgcgtgtgaacagtttggcctggcttAAAAAACtattcacacgcggcatataccaagccaatactggctgccagtcttattggcagccagtactggctctgtgtaaactatacttaattgataaaaatctattcagaaataaaacaatttttatttatttattcgctGTGGGCTAGCACCTGCCTTGTTTCCTCGCCCCACAAGAACCAAAATCAAACAGCACAATTTTGACGACGGATCTAAAAGTTGTGCCGTTCCAACTGTATTGGTAGCTtccttttttctttcttttagtTCAATTAACATACCCAAATAATTTTTCACATTCTATCTCTTTCACCCCCCTCAACACTATCATTATTATCACTATCACGactatagttatttatttttaaacattcgtCAGGTACCATTTCGAGATGGATCAGCAGGGGCTGTGGATCGACTCCCCGATGCTGCCCGAGCTGCTCACACCGCAGGAGAAGGTAGCACCCGTGCAGCTCTCGCCCAGCGATAAAAAAAGTGAGTACATAAATGAACtgtgagtggaagaacatgataagtaacagtaaaaaatatgcCGTATTTTTGCATTAGAGGCTGAAAAAtgatatcaaataaaaatatgcattttttgtgtagccagatatattagccaggtgatgaagattgaagtagataagttataaagtttgttcaaattataagggaaaaaactGAGTAAATGTCCataatatgttacaaaatgctagttatcgtgttcttcaaCTCACGTCTTCAAAAGTAAAGTTCACTCCCCAGACAAGTAGAAAAATATGTCTTGAAAACAATCAAAAGTATATTTGGGCTACTTTTGCACTGATTGTATAATGTAGAAAGTGATGATGTTACTTTTGCGTTGCGTAGAAATTCATATAtacgcgcgggaactgtacatttttagtACCAAAAAATCTTAAGTCTTTCCCGTTTGTCAAAGGACATGGGGataccatagtccatactaactttcattaaaatcggttcggcggtttaaGCTTGaggatgtaacagacagacgtacacatttataatattaacccatcaactcccaaaAGGAACCgaggtgccgcataacaattgaaaatctattgtgtctgcgattcccacgatcgaggtattaagtagtaagtactgaccaaaaatacgggcctagaGTCTTGTttagtagtgactagtgagtagtGTCCGTAGTCAATTAAAGCCTGGCTCTGCTTCCAGGGCGGGAGACAGAGTCGTACCAGGGCCTTTTCGAACAGTTTTGTCGCAACAAGCCTAAAGGTACTTTCTATAACCCTAATACTAAATTTCGTTTAAGGATAGTGTCGCTAATGTATAGtctaactagcgacccgccccggcgtcgcacgggtataaaataacgggttaaaatttttttcagtggctataactgaatttttttttaaaatcgatagcctatgatccttcaagtggtctacttcttagcctatgatccttcaagtggtctacttcttatctgtgccaaataacataaaaattgctccagtagttcgcgagataagccctttcaaataatttcccccgttttttccacattctcctattagttttagcgtgataaaatatagcctatagccttcctcaataaatgggctatctaacactgaaagaatttttcaaatcggaccagtagttactgagattagcgcgttcacgttagccctttcaaataattttccccgcttttttcacattttcctctatttcttcgctcctattagtcttagcgtgataaaatatagcctatagccttcctcgataaatgggctatctaacactgaaagaatcatcaaaatccgttgcgtactTAGTATTAAAgattaaacgaaaaaaaaacgactttgttttataattttataatatgtattatagatgtcgtttattaactattatttttatagcaaaGTGACAGATTATCGAAAATAAATACTATCAGTGCAAAAGTATCCAGCCCACAATTATAGCGCATTATCAGTCAATTGTATTGGTAGGTTCGGTAGGCAGATCTAAGGCACCTCAGTGTCTTTGTAtctttcacttttgtttttgtatttttatttgatgCTTTTCGTTTTTGTCATTGATGTTTTGTGAAACTAAATGCGAGACATCGCTAAAGCACCTTACGCTGCCGGCTGCAGCGAAGCAACGCGAATGAAAAGCCCAAATCTTCTTTGTATGCAAGCATATTATGAGCTaagccaggggttcccaatctttttcagcctgcggcgcacttacaagtctcaatattttgtcacggcgcggcgccctactttacctagctattacagaAATATACacaaataaacacatttaatgactatagttaggttaagcgggtaaataataataaacaaatattaattaatcatctgcctgctctgtaattattattatagttgtattttataatattagtggttttggataaattataatggaggatcgactcacggcgcccctcttgcctttctacggcgcaccagggcgccgcggcgcacagtttgggaacccctgagctAAGCCCCACTATACTTGGCAGCGACGCTTCGCGACACAatatctgcagctcttctaacgttgcgacttgcgagtgtccatgggcgaaggtagttgttttccatcaggtgacccgtttgctcgtttgcccccttattttataaaaaaaagtctatTCTATTGAACGTGAAGTGTTGCGTCGCTGCCGCATATTGCcgcttagtgcggtctcaccttaaGTGTGGTTTTATAATGACGCGTCTGCCAGCGCGGTTGGTAAGCGTCGCGGTCCATGAGCTGTGTTTCGGCCGCGCTTTTCTCATTGCGACTGTACGAGGTGGCCAACGGCGTGGCACTGAACTCGTTTTATAATTTCGAGCGGGTCATCCGCGTGCTTGCGAGCCGCGCTTACCACCCGCGCGGACGGTACGCGTCTTTAAAACCAGCCTAAATCGTTCATGATTCTGCTCTTAATATTGCTTCCATGTTTGTTATTCATCCATGAACCATAATATGTGTTTTGTTCACAGTCGCAGAAACAATCCGCATGGAGCACAACTACTGTGTAGAGCCAGCACAGGTTGTACCGGAGAACGTCTCCAGACTCAATGTGAGACAGCTTGTGGACACACTTGGATATCTGTGAGCATATTGAATTTTTATAGTGCTATATTCTGAATTAGTATATTGTTAAAGCTATGCGAATATTGTAGGCTTTGTTAAAATTGAATATCTTgtaattaagttaaaataattatgttcctGTTTTTAGTGTTTTATCAAAGAGCACATTTACCTCTAAAAAAAGCATCAAAACCGgttcttcaaaaatattatatctaagaaGCAGAAACTTCAATTAAACTTGTTATTACTTCACAGGTCCCTGAAGAACCTGCAGAAGAAGCAGCTGTGGGTGGTGAAGGTAGAGACGGAGAAGGCGGAGGCGTCCATCACCCAGTCCGAGCAGGTCATCACCAAGATGCCCGACCCCAAGCAGATTATTGAGGTGAGTTCATGAAGTGGCCGGAGTAAATTTACAGCAGGCTTAGCATtacaacattagaaacgggaaagaatggacatactgacagattttagtgacaaaatggcggatttcctttgtctatctgtcactttgtctttcTTCCATAGAAAGAaatttctatggtgaccatgctaagcctgctggtgTTTCGTTGACTGGATTGTGTCACCCTTGTCCTCGGCACCCTTCCCTTTTTTAGCGAGAGAGCGTAGGAAGTCGCACACTATGCTTCGTGTGATGTCCATTTATGGACAATTTAACTATTTAATGATTACGCAACTTATTCTTTCCGAAATTTTGTCATTAGAATTGTTTCTTTTGctgcatttgaaaaaaaatttgatttatgcaattaaaaaaaatacaaaaaggtTTTATTGAGCCTATACTTTTGTTGAACTTtataaattatcaaaatatttataatttcagATAATCCCTCAGAAGCCGGAACAAGTGGAGAACCAGAATGAGGTCCTCCACATCATGGAGGAGGACGGCAACATCTCCGACAACTTCATCTACGAGATAGCAGAGGAGCAGGAGATCACCATGGAGgaggttaattattatttatttatatcaaatcatatacataaataaggcttgttttaagttaattttaatacaaacCGTGACACAGCTCCCAGCGACTTGCACTCTGGACTAGAATTTCATTCTACACAAGTTcatcaaaataatttacaaaataatcatATTAGGTGAAGGAGATCCCCGGCTCGGAACAGCAGGAGTGGACCGTCAACATCATCCCCGAGGACCCCTCCAAGCCCAAGTACGCCTACATCAAGCACTGCAACACCGGCAAGAAGAAACGACACTTCACCGCCGAGATGAACGAGATCACCCTGCAGGGCAACTTCGAGAACTACTACATCCTGCCCGACGTCGACCCGTCAGTCGGGGTGGAGATCACCACCAGCTACGAGCCGGAGAACTACATAGTGGAAGAGTATCCCCACCTCGTGCTCCAGGAGCGACCGAGGAAGAGACCCCGCGACCCCGATAGCACGAAGAAGCGCAAGAAGAAGTCTCCCTCAGTCCGGGAACAGGTGAAACAGATCAAGACGGAGCTCGGCGAGGACTGGGTCATCGACAACTCGTACGACCCCGACCATGACAACTCCGACGACTACGACGACAAGAAAGCGGCCCGGGTGAGGAGAAAAAATAAGAAGTACCTGGGCTACGACTTTGTCACCTAACCTGCCCGCGCCGCCTGCGGTCACATATTTTTCTATTAGATACTATATATGCGTGGAATAGGTAAAATTATCGAgcgctgtatttttttttcttgaatttAGGATGGGTGTACATTTGATACGCATTGGCCGTTgactaagtatttaaaattcgAACGAGGCCcgttttatttagttttaatcGTGCTAATGATTTGTGTTTGAATTTGCTTTTTATTAATCTTAATTTATGTCCGGCGACATATTTGTGACTTCCTAGGACTTACCAAAAGTTGAAGCTATtgagttattataatatgtgtttgAATGTTATACGTAGGTAAGATTATATTGGATAatactaagtatataaatagTACTTTTCGTTTTGAATATTTGTAAAACTTTAATATGTGTACTCCTTAAACTTCGggggtaaattttaaaatttgtagcGATAGAACATTGGTTTGTACTATATGAAAATCATCTGCATAAATTCATTGTCAAATCAACATCAAAATCACTAACCATCATCATACTTTagtttaaatgtatattatgttttatagttGAATGGAAAAGATGATTTTAACATATTTGTGCAATacagataaatatattttatggattGCATCATGATTATGGTTTGAAAGATTTTGGCTATGTAATTATAggagttaaattatattttcttgtaGTAAAGAATACAAAACAATCTTGGTTTACTTGTATCATTGATACTACTTTTACCATTTTACGTCGTGATTTTGCgttgtttaaatatttctagTGTATTTCAAGATAAAATATTCAGGAATCGtcttttagtatttattgaCTGTGAAACATGGCTTATGTTGAACGTTGAGGTATGAAAGATCGCCTAAACACGAAAAAATCTCAATAATTATGATTCGcaatcatatctatcataataaaATTGGGTATTCGCTATGCCTTATGTAAAAATCGAATTAATGGACTTGGAAGAATATAGACTGGCTGACGACTATGATGCGAATAAGGTGTGGTAAAATCGATTAAGATATTTTAGGCATATTAAGATTAACTGCATAAGTGTATAGGCAAAGTCAACTTTAGACGAAATCAGGTATATGGGTCTTATCAGACATAAAGCCGTCATGCTTTGAAGCGTGCTGCGTTTGCATTCtacgttcgagcggtcagtcacacgggagcaattctgacgcggtcagaacgtCCCCTGTGCGAGTATACTATATAACGTAAAACTGACCGCTTGTTAAGAGGGCTATAAAGTAGGTTATAAGCCTAAAACATCGATCATTTTCCCACACATTATGTACCTACTAGATTATCTTACATAAGGACTTGACCGGCCAATGCGTAGTGTTATACAGctgttatattatatgaaatcgGATGGGGCTGTCGTCGAACTTCTGTTAAtattacattacttatagtaaatAACGTTCTTAAATAAAGACTATGTTTTACATTGGTGTATTAATTCGCTTTctacaatttaaacataagtCCCAAATGTTTATGTAAGTCAGTAAGACTTTGTAACTTCTCGCGCGAAATTCttatcatagtaaaaggaggggaagaataacttacttcccctccttttctAAAATCTGTGTCTTTAGCGGTGCACACAACAATCAAATTCAACCATGATTTCAAGTGTATTTCAGTAATGAGTTTAAAAACAAATGGGCTACCCCTATTTGTCAGTTCacaagaattaaaacaaaatattggggATAGTCACAAGAAAATTCTTAGAATTGGTGGATAGGTCGAAAAAAATTGAACGCAAACATCTCTTCttatatattgtaataaaataaaataaaaaatgttttatttccgaatagatttgtaacaaatgctttcagaatgttgatactactggtgcctaccaccggttcgggaactatcccggcgagaagaaccggcgtaagaaacttgcacggggtcccactttttaccaaaaaagtgagaaaaaaaattatctttttaaataaagtttacaattcttcttcttttttattaatggctcctttgtgagttgcCAGTATCAGGGTGTTTTGGCAAAGACTTTTACTTTATGAGATGGCTTTATGAAGAAACAAGGTTACGGTATGATGAGACGCGTACGGTGACTGTTGAAAAATCTAGGGTTAGTCCTATACaccttacaatttaaaattatacaatgtcaatgTGTACTTCAATACTAATAACAACCAATGAACATTATTGGAACTaa
This DNA window, taken from Aricia agestis chromosome 19, ilAriAges1.1, whole genome shotgun sequence, encodes the following:
- the LOC121736628 gene encoding uncharacterized protein LOC121736628, which translates into the protein MCAQKCVVEGCNLEYDVICSFSFYNVNTSASTDEKRQDWIEGAMQEESECLWRHVSLQLCGYHFEMDQQGLWIDSPMLPELLTPQEKVAPVQLSPSDKKIAETIRMEHNYCVEPAQVVPENVSRLNVRQLVDTLGYLSLKNLQKKQLWVVKVETEKAEASITQSEQVITKMPDPKQIIEIIPQKPEQVENQNEVLHIMEEDGNISDNFIYEIAEEQEITMEEVKEIPGSEQQEWTVNIIPEDPSKPKYAYIKHCNTGKKKRHFTAEMNEITLQGNFENYYILPDVDPSVGVEITTSYEPENYIVEEYPHLVLQERPRKRPRDPDSTKKRKKKSPSVREQVKQIKTELGEDWVIDNSYDPDHDNSDDYDDKKAARVRRKNKKYLGYDFVT